From a region of the Drosophila gunungcola strain Sukarami chromosome 2R unlocalized genomic scaffold, Dgunungcola_SK_2 000030F, whole genome shotgun sequence genome:
- the LOC128256819 gene encoding LOW QUALITY PROTEIN: uncharacterized protein LOC128256819 (The sequence of the model RefSeq protein was modified relative to this genomic sequence to represent the inferred CDS: deleted 1 base in 1 codon), with protein sequence MKVKNPEKPPEQNAQRKIDVYNFPARRIPKNVLNRTLKIATNSEDGFWLNKNTSCVPSTHYELYNRTKRSVTSEKLRMARDCLMQRDYKNLAKILASNHLGDTVLQRASFTVFTEYAGLLQKCPNLKANTEKAQKESTAPKDPIVEEET encoded by the exons ATGAAAGTGAAGAACCCGGAAAAGCCACCTGAGCAAAATGCACAGCGGAAAATAGATGTTTACAACTTTCCAGCCAGAAGAATACCCAAGAATGTCTTAAATCGCACTCTTAAAATCGCAACTAACTCCGAGGATGGCTTTTGGCTCAATAAAAACACATCATGTGTTCCTTCAACCCACTATGAACTATACAATCGGACAAAACGGTCTGTTACCTCTGAGAAACTCCGAATGGCGAGGGATTGCCTTATGCAGCGGGATTACAAGAATTTGGCCAAAATCCTA GCCTCCAACCATTTAGGGGACACTGTGCTGCAAAGGGCCTCGTTCACAGTTTTTACGGAGTACGCCGGATTACTTCAAAAATGCCCAAACTTAAAGGCAAATACTGAAAAAGCCCAAAAAGAATCGACTGCTCCAAAAGATCCCATAGTTGAAGAGGAAACATAA